From the Gemmatimonadota bacterium genome, one window contains:
- a CDS encoding type II toxin-antitoxin system HicB family antitoxin, with protein MKTYLFKAVLEKDKWPDEPDAKAVWRAYIPALEHRGAASWGYTQKEALENLENAVDLLVAYLLENGEEIPSEPSSQIQVSDVPLVTVAI; from the coding sequence ATGAAAACTTATTTATTTAAGGCTGTCTTAGAGAAAGACAAGTGGCCCGATGAGCCAGATGCTAAAGCTGTCTGGAGAGCTTATATTCCCGCGTTGGAGCATAGAGGGGCTGCGAGTTGGGGATATACCCAGAAAGAGGCGTTAGAGAATTTGGAAAACGCTGTTGATCTTCTTGTTGCGTATCTGCTGGAGAATGGGGAAGAGATCCCTTCTGAACCTTCTTCACAGATTCAGGTTAGTGATGTTCCTCTGGTCACTGTAGCTATCTAA
- a CDS encoding cache domain-containing protein: protein MKHLIIILGLASLFFVARPAVVQGQEVTANEVVDRETLKAFVEGAKDSLESAANFAEVSRLIEAFRIEGDWKAGSMYLVVLTSEGLVQFHGGDVTFEDKNVLDLEDARGAKIVQEMLVAAAGDGGFVAYYWDDPAVEGDADSPKLTYAVPVTIRGLEFILAAGFYMDLSSVDAEPNIFDILEVTARDVVDRETLKAFVEGLRVLVPIIEEKGYPYLATVQAAIRTEGEDFKYGSIYIFVIDTSGVLIFHGTADPSSYGQNMIDVEDVNGVKIVQEIIATATAGGGFVKYYWDNPAVEGDEDTQSPKVSYVIPLNIFGQVFIVGAGIYLESDTAFDGAGLVDVQVVGDGDVSGLTVEVSRSIAGRVPNYAWHNTTDEMGRAVVRVMADDQSSVNGMYQARVRSADGATIARWSSIPIVPGSRVTYEVNLNGDVRFINPSAASLGQNHPNPFNPATTIRYSLGEAVNVRLAIYNVLGQEIRLLVQQFQAAGNYTVVWDGRDAAGRQVSTGLYVYRLQAGADVVTRKMLLAK from the coding sequence GTGAAACATTTGATAATTATTTTGGGGCTGGCCAGTCTCTTTTTTGTCGCGCGTCCCGCCGTTGTACAGGGGCAGGAGGTAACGGCGAATGAGGTGGTGGATCGGGAGACTCTGAAAGCTTTTGTCGAGGGGGCAAAGGATTCATTAGAGAGCGCTGCTAACTTTGCTGAGGTCTCAAGATTGATTGAGGCATTCAGGATTGAGGGGGATTGGAAGGCCGGTTCGATGTATCTCGTGGTATTGACTTCCGAGGGACTCGTACAATTTCACGGGGGCGATGTGACGTTTGAGGATAAAAACGTCCTTGATCTCGAAGATGCCAGAGGCGCTAAGATTGTCCAGGAGATGCTCGTCGCGGCCGCTGGAGACGGCGGTTTTGTCGCGTATTATTGGGATGATCCGGCAGTGGAAGGAGATGCCGATTCGCCCAAGCTGACTTACGCTGTTCCGGTTACTATACGCGGTCTAGAGTTTATCTTAGCTGCCGGCTTTTATATGGATCTGTCCAGTGTTGATGCCGAGCCAAATATCTTTGATATCCTGGAGGTAACAGCCCGTGATGTGGTGGATCGGGAAACTCTGAAAGCTTTTGTAGAGGGTTTGAGGGTTCTCGTTCCCATTATTGAGGAAAAGGGTTATCCCTACCTGGCAACCGTCCAGGCTGCAATCAGGACCGAGGGAGAGGATTTCAAGTATGGTTCGATCTACATTTTTGTGATAGATACCAGCGGTGTGTTGATCTTTCACGGGACCGCTGACCCGAGTTCCTATGGGCAAAATATGATTGATGTAGAAGATGTCAATGGGGTCAAAATTGTGCAGGAGATCATCGCGACAGCGACAGCGGGCGGCGGTTTTGTGAAGTATTATTGGGATAATCCAGCGGTAGAAGGAGATGAAGACACCCAATCGCCCAAGGTGAGCTATGTGATCCCGCTTAATATCTTCGGTCAGGTTTTTATCGTGGGCGCTGGTATTTACCTGGAGTCCGATACGGCGTTCGATGGTGCCGGTCTGGTGGATGTGCAGGTTGTAGGCGATGGCGATGTGAGTGGTTTGACGGTAGAGGTTTCTCGGTCGATTGCCGGTCGCGTGCCCAATTATGCGTGGCATAATACGACAGATGAGATGGGTCGTGCTGTGGTGAGGGTGATGGCGGATGACCAGAGTAGTGTGAATGGCATGTATCAGGCGCGCGTGCGTTCGGCAGATGGTGCGACCATTGCGAGGTGGTCCAGTATTCCAATCGTGCCCGGAAGTCGCGTGACGTATGAGGTCAATTTGAACGGTGATGTGCGTTTTATCAATCCATCTGCGGCTTCATTGGGGCAGAATCATCCCAATCCGTTTAATCCAGCGACGACTATTCGCTATTCTCTGGGCGAAGCAGTGAATGTACGACTGGCGATCTACAATGTACTGGGGCAGGAAATTCGGTTGCTGGTTCAGCAGTTCCAGGCCGCGGGAAATTATACGGTCGTGTGGGATGGGCGTGACGCTGCCGGGCGTCAGGTAAGTACGGGTTTGTATGTGTATCGCTTGCAAGCCGGGGCTGATGTGGTCACGCGCAAGATGTTGCTGGCAAAATAG
- the cbiB gene encoding adenosylcobinamide-phosphate synthase CbiB translates to MDVTILEPDPVLLLCAVVLDGLFGDPVYALHPIRLMGATLSFFERLLRGLRLDGYAGGCLLFFLLSAFWVGVVCALAFVLHDVQSGVGWIFQVFVLYSMLALKDLCKHGLAIDRAADLARAREAASMLVGRDTDVMDFAACRRAGMESLSENAVDGFVSPVFWYAILGLPGVVFFKVVSTMDSMVGFKTPPYRYFGWCGARLDDVLNFIPARLTYLGMVLVAFFIPGCSARKALLIGWRQHALVPGPNSGWSEAAAAGALQRRLVGPVWQGGMQITDIWLGDADDPEGGQPGDMRRMCVFVIVTCLLATGLVVLLTF, encoded by the coding sequence ATGGACGTGACAATTCTCGAGCCGGATCCGGTTTTGCTTCTTTGCGCGGTTGTTTTGGATGGTCTTTTTGGCGATCCGGTTTATGCGTTGCATCCCATTCGTTTGATGGGGGCGACGCTGTCTTTTTTTGAGCGGTTGCTTCGCGGTTTGCGTTTGGATGGTTATGCTGGTGGGTGTTTGCTGTTTTTTTTGTTGTCTGCGTTTTGGGTGGGGGTTGTCTGTGCATTGGCTTTTGTGTTGCATGATGTCCAATCTGGGGTGGGTTGGATTTTTCAGGTTTTTGTTTTGTACTCTATGCTTGCGCTCAAAGATTTGTGCAAGCACGGGTTGGCAATTGATCGCGCTGCTGATCTGGCGCGTGCGCGAGAGGCGGCGTCTATGCTTGTGGGGCGCGATACGGATGTGATGGATTTTGCGGCTTGCCGGCGTGCGGGTATGGAGAGTTTGAGCGAGAATGCTGTGGATGGTTTTGTGTCGCCCGTTTTTTGGTACGCTATACTGGGGTTGCCGGGTGTTGTGTTTTTTAAGGTGGTTAGTACGATGGATTCTATGGTGGGGTTTAAGACGCCGCCATACCGCTATTTTGGCTGGTGTGGGGCGCGGCTGGACGATGTGCTCAATTTTATTCCGGCGCGTTTGACGTATTTGGGGATGGTGCTGGTGGCGTTTTTTATACCCGGGTGTTCTGCGCGCAAGGCATTGCTTATCGGGTGGCGGCAACACGCGCTTGTTCCGGGGCCAAATTCCGGGTGGAGTGAAGCTGCGGCTGCTGGTGCTTTGCAGAGGCGGTTGGTCGGTCCTGTTTGGCAGGGAGGAATGCAGATTACAGATATCTGGTTGGGCGATGCGGATGATCCAGAGGGTGGACAACCCGGGGATATGCGCCGTATGTGTGTTTTTGTTATTGTTACCTGTTTGCTCGCGACAGGGCTGGTGGTTTTATTGACTTTCTGA
- a CDS encoding adenosylcobinamide amidohydrolase, which translates to MIRVLWPNPGLIFEMGEFIDQHEYYDLKRDGRFLIAELLVPHQVLSTSAYRGGLCEDVRYLVNHQSCEGNGHDARFALIKQLGEVGYHRHVCAERGFPPDAVALMGTAANMHYAARVVESHAELRVCAVVTAGVEGNAGCAGDGASWHEEDAGWRHLYEGTINAMVLINWPLTPGAMARAVVTMTEGKSAALRDLAISSRFSQDLATGTGTDQYCVAAPLDKTRVPKTNAGHHAKLGELIGKSMRKATLEALRWQNGLEGSYTRSVFHALKRFGFREDRFLSAMEKRLKADEFALLKKNLKSVVYEPRVSAAAYGFAAVWDRVRYGTVSLELADPVLRQQAAILATSLAARPDVWLSCYEQLRVDENAFLEVVYDAFALGWRLKWT; encoded by the coding sequence GTGATCAGGGTATTGTGGCCCAACCCGGGATTGATTTTTGAGATGGGTGAGTTTATCGATCAGCATGAGTATTACGATTTGAAGCGCGATGGCCGTTTTTTGATCGCGGAATTGCTGGTGCCGCATCAGGTGCTGAGTACGTCGGCATATCGCGGTGGTTTGTGCGAGGATGTCCGATATCTGGTGAATCACCAGAGTTGTGAGGGCAATGGGCACGATGCGCGCTTTGCGTTGATTAAACAACTGGGGGAGGTGGGGTATCATCGCCATGTCTGTGCAGAACGCGGTTTTCCGCCGGACGCGGTTGCGCTGATGGGGACGGCTGCAAATATGCATTATGCGGCTCGCGTTGTGGAATCGCATGCCGAGTTGCGCGTGTGTGCGGTTGTTACCGCAGGTGTTGAGGGCAATGCGGGGTGTGCGGGCGATGGGGCGAGTTGGCACGAAGAGGATGCGGGATGGCGCCATCTCTATGAGGGTACGATCAATGCGATGGTGTTGATCAATTGGCCGCTTACGCCAGGGGCGATGGCGCGGGCGGTGGTGACGATGACTGAGGGGAAGTCTGCCGCGCTTCGGGATCTCGCGATTTCGAGTCGCTTTTCTCAGGATCTCGCAACGGGTACGGGTACGGATCAGTACTGTGTTGCCGCGCCTCTGGATAAGACACGCGTGCCCAAGACCAATGCGGGACATCACGCAAAACTGGGCGAGTTGATCGGCAAATCTATGCGCAAAGCCACGCTGGAGGCACTGCGATGGCAGAACGGTTTGGAAGGGTCTTATACGCGTAGTGTTTTTCATGCGTTGAAGCGGTTTGGGTTTAGAGAGGATCGATTTTTGTCGGCGATGGAGAAACGGCTCAAAGCAGATGAATTTGCGTTGTTAAAGAAGAATCTCAAGTCCGTTGTTTATGAACCACGCGTTTCGGCGGCGGCTTATGGGTTTGCAGCGGTTTGGGATCGGGTGCGGTATGGGACGGTTTCACTGGAACTGGCAGATCCAGTGTTGCGGCAACAGGCAGCGATATTGGCGACTTCGCTGGCGGCAAGACCAGATGTCTGGTTGTCGTGTTACGAGCAGTTGCGCGTGGATGAGAACGCATTTTTGGAGGTCGTTTACGATGCATTTGCGCTTGGATGGCGTTTGAAATGGACGTGA
- the cobO gene encoding cob(I)yrinic acid a,c-diamide adenosyltransferase has product MSTRQRKRHVKKGLVMVNTGDGKGKTTAALGVMTRAWGRKMRVGVIQFLKHENANFGEIRAARRMEVDWIGTGDGWTWTSKDIDETQARALRGWEVAQERIVSGDYDLFILDEFTYLMAFGWLDATEVVDWLREHKPEMLHVIITGRDAPDELVNFADMVTEMREVKHPFSDQGIVAQPGIDF; this is encoded by the coding sequence ATGAGTACCAGACAACGAAAACGGCATGTGAAAAAGGGCCTGGTGATGGTCAATACCGGAGATGGCAAGGGTAAGACTACGGCTGCCCTTGGGGTGATGACCCGCGCATGGGGGCGCAAGATGCGTGTGGGTGTGATTCAGTTTTTGAAGCACGAGAATGCCAATTTTGGCGAGATTCGCGCGGCCAGGCGCATGGAGGTCGATTGGATTGGTACAGGCGATGGGTGGACGTGGACGAGCAAGGATATCGATGAGACACAGGCTCGGGCATTGCGCGGTTGGGAAGTGGCGCAGGAGCGGATTGTAAGCGGAGATTACGATCTGTTTATTCTGGATGAGTTTACGTATTTGATGGCTTTTGGATGGTTGGATGCAACAGAGGTGGTAGATTGGCTGCGGGAGCATAAGCCGGAGATGTTGCATGTGATTATTACGGGGCGGGATGCGCCCGATGAGCTGGTTAATTTTGCCGATATGGTGACGGAGATGCGCGAGGTTAAGCATCCGTTTAGTGATCAGGGTATTGTGGCCCAACCCGGGATTGATTTTTGA
- a CDS encoding TonB-dependent receptor — protein MRFFIFLILCANTPLWGAQIVGRVTDVESRMPIASVRVRILNTDFVTQTDGDGRFVFFDLMPGAYTLSITHVAYDEVRRTVQVAETAEVFIALSLRTLPLDEFSVIADPIGASDIHRNPAYATVIPRESFEGRETTLPDVLAEATGVHVKRLGGLGTFSTLSLRGSSADQVEVYLDGILLNTAFGGGVDLSNLPLAHVGQIEVYRGAGAGGNGLGGTVHVRTRQTQGRWFHGIRGSWGAFDTRLLSGVFAGGFGQSEFLVVADYAHSDNDFGFLDDNGTEYNDSDDVWSRRQNNDHRSFNLLGKWRRAFGEDRILSFHESAYWKYQGMPGISNNQSQNAHLDVFQMMTEVAYEDRVFLRGINTQQSLYVTHVKERFRDLDGEIGIGRQDNDYLTRTYGWLGRLQTVLFSHCDIAAAIGLHRETYLPTAHLRSLSNLFDSQRWVFVARTGVDISLPGEIGIWSFGAEQRRIYSSFTGANPFNFSPLAPDSANTRSLTSLRSGVRLDLASHLMFKANAGRVFRVPSFYELFGDRGGVVGNVNLRPEYGLTWDAGLRYADGTTTLEGAFFDHRYEDLIQFVHTSQATSRPVNIGKARVYGFEMTAQRRFGSRADLSGNYTYQKATDKSNIPHLVGNILPNRPPHALFVRATMRLGRCTAFYDYAFEDGNFLDQANRRPLLSRHVHNTGVKVDTGLRFHIGLEVKNLTGAQIADTWGYPLPGRAFFVSLNAD, from the coding sequence ATGCGTTTTTTCATTTTTTTAATTCTTTGCGCGAATACGCCGCTTTGGGGAGCGCAGATTGTTGGTCGCGTTACGGATGTGGAGAGCCGAATGCCCATTGCAAGTGTGCGTGTTCGCATTCTCAATACGGATTTTGTGACGCAGACGGATGGCGATGGGCGTTTTGTTTTTTTTGATTTGATGCCGGGTGCTTATACATTGTCCATAACTCATGTGGCTTACGATGAGGTGCGGCGTACGGTTCAGGTGGCCGAGACGGCTGAGGTTTTTATTGCGCTGTCTCTCAGGACCCTTCCCCTTGATGAGTTTTCGGTGATTGCCGATCCGATAGGTGCCAGTGATATTCACAGGAATCCGGCGTATGCGACGGTTATTCCGCGCGAGAGTTTTGAGGGTAGGGAGACGACGTTGCCCGATGTGTTGGCCGAAGCTACGGGGGTACACGTCAAGCGACTGGGTGGGTTGGGCACTTTTAGTACGCTTTCGTTGCGCGGTTCATCAGCCGATCAGGTTGAGGTCTACCTCGATGGCATTTTGCTCAATACTGCTTTTGGTGGGGGGGTAGATCTCAGCAATTTGCCACTGGCTCACGTCGGGCAGATTGAGGTGTATCGCGGTGCAGGTGCCGGGGGCAATGGTCTGGGGGGCACGGTGCATGTGCGCACGCGACAGACGCAGGGACGATGGTTTCATGGGATTCGAGGATCGTGGGGAGCTTTTGATACGCGGTTGCTGAGTGGTGTGTTCGCGGGTGGGTTTGGTCAGTCGGAGTTTCTCGTTGTGGCCGATTATGCACATAGCGATAACGATTTTGGATTTCTCGATGATAATGGGACGGAATACAATGACAGTGACGATGTTTGGAGCAGGCGTCAGAATAACGATCATCGATCTTTTAATCTTTTGGGCAAATGGCGTCGCGCTTTTGGGGAGGATAGAATTTTGTCTTTTCACGAGTCCGCGTACTGGAAATATCAGGGTATGCCCGGTATTAGCAATAATCAGTCGCAGAATGCACATTTGGATGTTTTCCAAATGATGACAGAAGTCGCTTATGAAGATCGCGTTTTTTTGCGCGGTATAAATACGCAGCAATCGCTTTATGTCACGCATGTCAAAGAGCGGTTCCGCGATCTGGATGGCGAGATCGGGATTGGTCGCCAGGATAATGATTATCTCACGCGTACTTATGGGTGGCTGGGTCGTTTGCAAACGGTTCTGTTTTCGCATTGTGATATCGCGGCTGCGATTGGGTTGCACAGGGAGACTTATTTGCCGACGGCGCATCTTCGGTCTCTCTCCAATTTGTTCGATAGTCAGCGGTGGGTTTTTGTCGCGCGCACGGGTGTGGATATTTCGCTGCCGGGTGAGATCGGTATCTGGTCTTTTGGCGCGGAGCAACGGCGGATATACAGTTCGTTTACCGGTGCGAATCCTTTTAATTTTTCGCCGCTCGCACCCGATTCGGCCAATACGCGCAGTCTCACCAGTCTGCGTTCGGGTGTGCGTTTGGATCTGGCATCCCATCTGATGTTTAAGGCCAATGCGGGGCGCGTATTTCGCGTGCCTTCTTTTTACGAGCTTTTTGGCGATCGCGGCGGTGTGGTCGGCAATGTCAATCTCAGGCCAGAGTATGGTTTGACCTGGGATGCTGGTCTGCGTTATGCAGATGGTACGACCACTTTGGAAGGCGCGTTTTTTGACCATCGCTATGAGGATTTGATCCAGTTTGTTCACACGTCACAGGCTACGTCGCGTCCGGTTAATATTGGCAAAGCGCGCGTGTATGGGTTTGAGATGACCGCGCAGAGACGTTTTGGTTCTCGGGCCGATCTGTCGGGTAATTACACGTATCAAAAAGCTACTGATAAGTCCAATATTCCCCATTTGGTTGGCAATATTTTACCCAATCGTCCGCCCCACGCGCTGTTTGTTCGCGCGACAATGCGTCTGGGACGCTGTACTGCGTTTTACGATTATGCATTTGAAGATGGCAATTTTTTGGATCAAGCAAATCGACGCCCGTTATTATCGCGGCATGTTCACAATACGGGTGTGAAGGTGGATACGGGGCTGCGGTTTCACATTGGATTGGAGGTAAAAAATTTAACCGGAGCACAAATCGCCGATACCTGGGGTTATCCGCTGCCAGGACGCGCGTTTTTTGTGAGTTTGAATGCGGATTAA
- a CDS encoding ABC transporter substrate-binding protein — MQMICCIGVWIIPVQAQLSLQYAQGFRVDYFDDYRVVTVLAPGGGEREEVQYILVQRGHESPDGYEGVPRIEIPVRTLITTSTTHLPHVEKLGEVHSLIGIDNIKFVNTEAVNQRFAEGKLTEVGRDRAMDLEKVLVLQPDLVIADTYTQENVLVVLQEAGVPVVINAAYGESSLLGRVEWIKFMGVFFEKEGLASAQFDSIVVRYEARRALTQDLPMDKRPTVFVGSLWRGTWFMAGGKTYAAQLLRDAGANYLWADDESQQSLALDFETVYEKAHDADCWITMKNGWFSRDDVVAEDERYKRFTAFENGNVFNANARLNAHGGNDYWETGLIEPDVVLADIIKILHPHLLPNHQLKYYRKLDP; from the coding sequence ATGCAGATGATATGTTGTATCGGAGTTTGGATCATACCTGTTCAGGCGCAGTTGTCTTTGCAATATGCACAGGGTTTTCGCGTTGATTATTTCGATGATTACAGGGTTGTAACAGTGCTCGCGCCCGGGGGTGGAGAGCGGGAAGAGGTTCAGTATATCTTGGTGCAGCGCGGGCACGAGTCGCCCGATGGCTATGAAGGGGTTCCGAGAATAGAAATTCCCGTGCGGACTTTGATTACGACATCTACGACGCATTTGCCACATGTCGAAAAGCTCGGTGAGGTGCATAGCCTGATTGGAATTGATAATATCAAATTTGTCAATACAGAGGCTGTCAATCAACGCTTTGCGGAGGGTAAGTTGACCGAGGTTGGTCGAGATAGGGCTATGGATTTGGAAAAGGTTCTGGTGCTTCAACCCGATCTCGTTATTGCAGATACGTACACGCAAGAGAATGTGCTTGTCGTGTTGCAAGAGGCTGGTGTGCCCGTTGTGATTAACGCCGCTTATGGGGAATCTTCTTTGCTGGGGCGCGTGGAGTGGATCAAATTTATGGGTGTTTTTTTTGAAAAAGAAGGGCTGGCATCGGCCCAATTTGATAGCATTGTTGTGAGGTATGAGGCGCGGAGGGCGTTGACGCAGGATTTGCCGATGGACAAACGTCCCACGGTTTTTGTGGGGTCTCTCTGGCGCGGGACCTGGTTTATGGCTGGAGGTAAAACCTATGCTGCACAATTGCTCAGGGATGCGGGTGCAAATTATCTGTGGGCAGATGATGAGTCACAACAGAGTTTGGCGCTCGATTTTGAGACGGTTTACGAAAAGGCGCACGATGCGGATTGCTGGATCACGATGAAAAATGGGTGGTTTTCTCGAGATGATGTTGTTGCCGAGGACGAGCGTTACAAAAGATTCACGGCGTTTGAGAACGGGAATGTTTTCAATGCCAATGCGCGTCTGAATGCGCATGGGGGCAATGATTATTGGGAGACAGGGCTGATTGAGCCGGATGTTGTGTTGGCGGATATTATTAAAATTTTACATCCCCACTTGTTGCCAAATCATCAGCTCAAGTACTATCGAAAGCTGGATCCATAG
- the rpmB gene encoding 50S ribosomal protein L28, with the protein MARRCSITGRGPLSGHHVSHSKRRVKRVQKPNLKSKRIYVPELGRFVRIKLSARALRTVNKKGLLPYLKERGLSVEEVAL; encoded by the coding sequence ATGGCCAGACGTTGTAGTATTACGGGAAGGGGACCGCTTAGTGGTCATCACGTGTCCCACTCCAAACGAAGAGTCAAGCGGGTGCAGAAACCCAATTTGAAGAGCAAGCGCATTTACGTCCCTGAACTGGGGCGCTTTGTGCGTATCAAACTCTCAGCCCGCGCACTGCGAACGGTGAATAAAAAAGGTCTTTTGCCGTATCTCAAAGAGCGCGGTCTTTCAGTGGAGGAAGTTGCGCTTTAA
- the rpmG gene encoding 50S ribosomal protein L33 — protein sequence MAKRQGSRIGIRMKSTESSHYYHTEKNRQNHPDRLELKKFDPILRKRVLYREER from the coding sequence ATGGCTAAGCGACAGGGTAGCCGCATAGGCATTAGAATGAAAAGTACAGAGAGTTCGCATTATTATCATACGGAAAAAAATCGACAGAATCATCCCGATCGTCTCGAACTAAAAAAGTTTGATCCGATACTGCGGAAGCGTGTGCTCTATCGGGAAGAGCGATAG
- the hinT gene encoding purine nucleoside phosphoramidase yields MSEETIFSKIIRREINADIVYQDDLVTAFRDINPQAPTHVLIVPNKLIPTINDVTKEDEPALGRMITVAAKIAAEEGISENGYRLLINCNRDGGQEVFHIHMHLLGGQPLGRMLAR; encoded by the coding sequence ATGTCCGAAGAAACGATCTTTAGCAAAATTATTCGACGCGAAATCAACGCAGACATCGTCTATCAAGACGACCTGGTAACCGCTTTTCGGGACATCAATCCCCAGGCACCCACCCACGTATTGATCGTACCGAATAAATTGATCCCTACAATCAACGACGTGACAAAAGAAGACGAACCCGCACTGGGGCGCATGATAACCGTCGCGGCAAAAATCGCAGCAGAAGAGGGCATTTCAGAAAACGGGTATCGCCTGCTCATCAATTGCAATCGCGACGGAGGCCAGGAAGTGTTTCACATCCACATGCATCTGCTCGGCGGACAACCTCTGGGCAGAATGTTGGCGAGATAG
- the yidD gene encoding membrane protein insertion efficiency factor YidD — MVNPIKIVDRMFSTTACVLIKGYQYVLSPLMRFFAIAPSPCRYHPTCSHYALEAFRQHSFAYALSLAIRRVLRCRPFARGGYDPVPPPSDQ; from the coding sequence ATGGTCAATCCCATAAAAATTGTCGATAGAATGTTTTCCACCACCGCGTGTGTGCTTATTAAGGGCTATCAATATGTGCTGTCGCCCTTGATGCGCTTTTTTGCCATTGCGCCCAGTCCATGTCGCTATCATCCCACCTGTTCGCATTACGCGCTTGAAGCTTTTCGCCAGCATTCCTTCGCGTATGCCCTTTCTCTTGCGATACGGCGTGTTTTGCGCTGCCGCCCGTTCGCCAGGGGTGGGTACGATCCGGTTCCTCCGCCTTCTGATCAATGA
- the folE2 gene encoding GTP cyclohydrolase FolE2 codes for MELPDIQNSHDKRGIEIDQVGVSNVRYPLTLPLRDNGEFHTVANLSMTVSLPHHQKGTHMSRFMIALNEQHKHFTPDSVHIVLEEMLELLEAEEAFLSMAFPIFLTRKAPITGIEGMLDYNCEFRAMLTNEGTQDKLIGVRANVASLCPCSKEISDYGAHNQRSEITMDVRPYEDEFIWFEDLIDIGEYHASCQLYPILKRTDEKYVTERAYNNPKFVEDIVRDVATDLLSMMDQERIAWFYVSSNNYESIHNHDAYAKIERGVRGPLLTHRKEAENALMV; via the coding sequence ATGGAACTACCCGACATACAAAACTCACATGACAAACGCGGTATTGAAATCGACCAGGTTGGTGTCTCCAATGTCCGCTATCCCTTGACCTTGCCGCTGCGCGATAACGGCGAATTTCACACAGTAGCCAACCTGTCCATGACCGTGAGTCTGCCCCACCATCAAAAAGGCACCCACATGTCGCGGTTTATGATTGCGCTGAACGAGCAACACAAACACTTTACACCTGATAGCGTACACATCGTACTCGAAGAAATGCTCGAATTATTGGAAGCCGAAGAAGCATTTCTCAGCATGGCATTTCCCATCTTTTTAACCCGTAAAGCACCTATCACGGGCATTGAAGGCATGCTGGACTACAACTGTGAATTCAGAGCAATGTTGACAAATGAAGGCACGCAAGACAAGCTCATCGGCGTGCGTGCCAACGTGGCAAGCCTCTGCCCCTGCAGCAAAGAAATCAGCGACTACGGCGCGCACAATCAACGTTCCGAAATCACAATGGACGTGCGGCCTTATGAGGATGAATTTATCTGGTTTGAAGATTTGATCGACATTGGCGAATACCATGCGTCGTGTCAACTCTATCCCATCCTGAAACGCACAGATGAAAAATACGTAACCGAGCGCGCATATAACAACCCCAAATTTGTCGAAGACATCGTGCGCGATGTGGCGACAGACCTGCTATCCATGATGGACCAAGAGCGCATCGCGTGGTTTTACGTATCGAGCAACAATTACGAAAGCATCCACAACCACGATGCGTATGCCAAAATTGAGCGCGGTGTGCGCGGTCCGTTATTGACGCACCGCAAAGAAGCGGAAAACGCGTTGATGGTCTAA
- a CDS encoding SufE family protein has product MDITIDRIMQNFDVLTDWEDRYRYIIELGRKLPPFDERYKVDDNLVRGCVSQVWLVTDVRDGDPPVIEFRADSDAQIVKGLVAILLSLYSGKTAREILTADIRSIFEKLDLAKHLSINRANGFASMVKRIHELALATAA; this is encoded by the coding sequence ATGGATATTACGATTGATCGCATTATGCAGAATTTTGATGTTCTCACAGATTGGGAAGATCGCTACCGGTATATTATTGAACTCGGTCGCAAGTTGCCGCCTTTTGATGAGAGATACAAAGTTGATGACAATCTGGTGCGGGGGTGTGTGAGCCAGGTTTGGCTCGTGACCGATGTTCGAGATGGCGATCCCCCAGTGATCGAATTTCGCGCAGATAGCGATGCGCAGATTGTCAAGGGGCTGGTCGCTATTTTGTTGTCGCTGTATTCGGGTAAGACTGCTCGGGAGATTCTCACGGCTGATATTCGCAGCATTTTTGAAAAGCTCGATCTCGCCAAACACCTCAGTATCAACCGCGCCAATGGCTTTGCCTCTATGGTCAAGCGCATTCACGAACTCGCGCTTGCCACAGCGGCATAG